One region of Aurantimonas sp. HBX-1 genomic DNA includes:
- a CDS encoding HugZ family protein, whose amino-acid sequence MDDRSEDAPTNAESPTSPFQPVDDEVRALSRRLLREARHGALAIIDPSGHPAASRVLVATDGCGCPVMLISDLSAHATSLAGDPRCSLLVGEPGKGDPLAHPRLSLAATAAIIAADAPERPALRERFLSRHPKAALYADFADFRFVRLLPSGAALNGGFGRAFRLQPEDFLDAPVAGLDAAGLRARDHMNDDHADAIDRIARRQGEREDGWRIATVDRSGFEIARGDRLRHVAFARDPAGPGGFREAFVALLGETPSASGDGPARHS is encoded by the coding sequence CGACCGATCCGAAGACGCGCCCACTAATGCCGAATCGCCGACCTCGCCGTTCCAGCCGGTGGACGACGAGGTCCGGGCCCTGTCGCGGCGCCTGCTGCGCGAGGCGCGCCACGGCGCCCTCGCCATCATCGACCCGTCCGGACATCCGGCGGCCAGCCGGGTGCTGGTGGCGACCGACGGCTGCGGCTGCCCGGTCATGCTGATCTCGGACCTGTCGGCCCACGCCACGTCGCTTGCCGGCGATCCGCGCTGCTCGCTGCTCGTCGGCGAGCCCGGCAAGGGCGACCCGCTGGCGCATCCGCGCCTGTCGCTCGCAGCGACAGCGGCGATCATTGCAGCGGACGCGCCCGAGCGCCCTGCCCTGCGCGAGCGCTTCCTGTCGCGCCATCCGAAGGCGGCCCTCTATGCCGACTTCGCCGATTTCCGCTTCGTTCGCCTGCTGCCGTCCGGTGCCGCGCTGAATGGCGGCTTCGGACGGGCCTTCCGCCTGCAGCCGGAGGATTTCCTCGATGCGCCGGTCGCCGGGCTCGACGCCGCGGGCCTGCGCGCCCGGGACCACATGAATGACGACCACGCCGATGCCATCGACAGGATCGCGCGCCGGCAGGGCGAGCGGGAGGATGGATGGCGGATCGCGACGGTCGACAGGTCCGGCTTCGAGATCGCCCGCGGCGACCGGCTGCGCCACGTGGCGTTCGCGCGCGATCCGGCAGGCCCGGGTGGCTTCCGTGAGGCCTTCGTCGCGCTGCTCGGCGAAACGCCGTCAGCGTCCGGCGACGGGCCCGCGCGTCACAGCTGA